The proteins below come from a single Chrysoperla carnea chromosome 1, inChrCarn1.1, whole genome shotgun sequence genomic window:
- the LOC123305035 gene encoding WD repeat-containing protein 55 homolog yields MSDSDSDSDVSFDENASTTDEEDFEKDQAESTKPTENDDDQDEEEDEIFKKFKKEQQKQRNHPPDIEFEDHIVDLCFHPTENLIAVANIVGDVSVCKYSNEENNVIDTWELHTQACRDIEFDDEGDILYSTSKDRTLMVTDVKTGKLKAFVDDAHEVPINCLQVINEDCIASGDDDGRIRFWDLRNNTKTPIYQTKKHDDFISDMVVDDNKTFLICASGDGTISSIDLKNRSFFLQSEEYDEEFTSLGLFRHGHKLLASTSKGKMYLFNWREFGYHSDEFPGPKQSINKIIPVTQNIVVTGNEDGILRGTHLFPHRQLGIVGQHQLSVECMDICNDGTLIASSSFRNEVKFWNISYFEHFRLTNLKEKKNKKQLTNNLPSSKQTNRKDFFADLGT; encoded by the exons atgagtGATTCTGATAGTGATTCCGACGTAAGTTTCGACGAAAATGCATCAACAACAGATGAAGAAGATTTTGAAAAAGACCAGGCCGAATCAACAAAACCAACTGAGAATGATGATGACCAAGACGAAGAAGaagatgaaatatttaaaaaatttaagaaagaaCAACAAAAACAACGAAACCATCCACCAGATATAGAATTTGAAGATCATATTGTCGATTTATGTTTTCACCCTACAGAGAATCTTATTGCTGTCGCAAATATTGTTGGTGATGTAAGcgtttgtaaatattcgaatGAAGAAAACAATGTTATTGATACATGGGAATTACATACACAAGCATGTCGTGATATTGAATTCGACGATGAAGgtgatatattatattcaacatCAAAAGATCGGACGTTGATGGTCACTGATGTCAAAACTGGAAAATTAAAAGCATTCGTAGATGATGCGCATGAAGTACCGATTAACTGCTTACAAGTGATAAATGAAGATTGCATAGCTTCAG GTGATGACGATGGGCGTATAAGATTTTGGGATTTGAGAAACAATACAAAGACACcaatttatcaaacaaaaaagcaTGATGATTTTATAAGCGATATGGTTGTCGATgacaacaaaacttttttgatttgtGCTAGTGGTGATGGAACTATTTCCtcaatagatttaaaaaacag ATCATTTTTCTTACAATCTGAGGAATACGATGAAGAATTCACATCACTAGGATTATTCCGACATGGTCACAAATTATTAGCAAGTACATCCAAAggcaaaatgtatttatttaattggcgTGAATTTGGATATCATAGTGACGAATTTCCTGGACCAAAACAatctattaacaaaataataccggttacacaaaatattgttgtaacTGGTAATGAAGATGGTATTTTACGCGGTACACATTTATTTCCACATCGACAACTAGGTATTGTGGGTCAACATCAATTGTCTGTTGAGTGCATGGACATTTGTAATGATGGAACACTAATTGCATCCAGTTCGTTTAgaaatgaagtaaaattttggaatatatcttattttgaacatttccgtttaacaaatttgaaagagaagaaaaataaaaaacaattaactaaCAATTTACCATCATCAAAACAAACGAATCGAAAAGATTTTTTTGCGGATTTAGGAACGTAA
- the LOC123290404 gene encoding homocysteine S-methyltransferase YbgG-like, translating to MSVTNDFPVITIIDGSASMQISKHGAVNPDGDPLWTSRFLETNPEIIIQAHLDFLEAGSDVISTFTYQASIEGFMQHLNKTETGSINLIKGAVDLARTAIEKFKETHPELKNVEIRIAGSVGPYGACLHDGSEYTGNYEQHVSKTFLATWHAKRIDALIDAGVDLLALETIPCLKEAETLVELIKNYPNIKAWLSFSCKDNVCLSNGENFQTAANFCYNLNPEQLVAVGVNCLSPKFVNDLIYGINKNRESIPIPLIVYPNSGEEYDEQYGWTGKNTCRPISEYVKTWLDMGVKWIGGCCRTDDTTIMKIRQELIKWKEDKQNQLNI from the exons atgtctgTTACAAATGATTTTCCTGTTATTACAATAATAGATGGTAGTGCTTCGATGCAAATAAGTAAACATGGAGCTGTGAATCCTGATGGAGATCCTTTATGGACATCTCGATTCTTAGAAACAAATCCTGAGATAATAATACAAGCGCATTTGGATTTTTTAGAAG CTGGTTCGGACGTAATTTCCACATTTACCTATCAAGCCAGCATAGAAGGATTCAtgcaacatttaaataaaactgagACTGGAagtataaatttgattaaaggTGCTGTAGACTTAGCTAGAACTGCAATTGAAAAGTTTAAGGAAACTCATCCAGaattaa AAAATGTAGAGATACGTATAGCTGGATCTGTTGGTCCGTATGGAGCATGTCTTCACGATGGTTCAGAGTACACTGGAAATTATGAACAACATGTTTCTAAAACTTTTCTAGCAACATGGCATGCAAAACGTATTGACGCCTTAATAGATGCCGGTGTTGATTTACTTGCATTAGAAACCATACCATGTCTCAAAGAAGCCGAAACACTtgtagaattaattaaaaactatccGAATATAAAAGCCTGGCTATCTTTTAGTTGTAAG GATAACGTTTGTTTAAGTAATGGTGAAAATTTCCAAACAGcagcaaatttttgttataatttgaatCCAGAACAATTGGTTGCTGTTGGTGTGAATTGTTTATCACCGAAATTTGTAAACGATTTAATTTATGGAATCAACAAAAATCGTGAATCGATTCCAATACCACTAATTGTTTATCCGAATAGTGGTGAAGAATATGATGAACAATATGG aTGGACTGGGAAAAATACTTGCCGTCCAATTAGTGAATACGTAAAAACATGGCTAGATATGGGCGTAAAATGGATTGGAGGATGTTGTCGTACAGATGATACAACAATTATGAAAATACGACAAGAACTAATCAAATGGAAAGAAGataaacaaaatcaattgaata tttaa
- the LOC123305013 gene encoding O-phosphoseryl-tRNA(Sec) selenium transferase has translation MNSESWNLIKQLLPETYVQQANNAANSRENIIREFLQHRNWPKNGWKDDLIEQFLNELASMDSNNFSSNCGLGEREARFASDIVARRHFRFGHGVGRSGNLTEIQPKAAGSSLMSQLVHSMIQDSMKLMGIQSKLKCLLVPMATGMSLVISMLTLKHQRFNSKYVIWSRIDQKSCFKSILTAGCIPIVVNCVKDETGELQTNLSEIDKQINELGANNILCIMTTTSCFAPRACDSVEDVAQLAKNYDIPHVINNAYGLQSTYCMHRIQTASKKGRVDVFVQSTDKNFLVPVGATIIAGYNEKLISDIASIYPGRASSSPMIDLFITMLHLGQNGYLELCNARKRLHNYLKEQMTIVAEEFNEKIITTKHNPISIAMTLKSIETKNLTQLGSMLFVRNVSGTRVVKATDIVNISGFKFIGWGSHYDDYGSPYLTAAAAIGVQQCEIDTFIKKLRDTLSKISKF, from the exons ATGAATTCGGAATCGTGGAActtaataaaacaattgttaCCAGAAACTTACGTTCAACAAGCCAACAATGCAGCGAATTCaagagaaaatataattagagAATTTTTACAACac agaaaTTGGCCAAAAAATGGATGGAAAGATGAtttaattgaacaatttttaaatgaattagcATCAATGGattcgaataatttttcgtCTAATTGCGGATTGGGAGAACGTGAAGCTCGTTTTGCATCTGATATTGTAGCTAGGCGACATTTTCGATTTGGCCATGGAGTTGGTCGATCTGGAAATTTAACTGAAATTCAACCAAAAGCTGCAGGTTCTAGTTTAATGTCACAGCTAGTGCATTCAATGATTCAAGATAGTATGAAATTAATGg GTATTCAAtccaaattaaaatgtttattagtaCCAATGGCCACTGGAATGAGTTTAGTTATAAGTATGTTAACGTTAAAACATCAAAGATTCAATAGTAAATACGTTATATGGTCACGAATAGAtcaaaaatcatgttttaaaagtatattaacgGCGGGATGTATTCCAATTGTTGTAAATTGTGTTAAAGATGAAACAGGTGAACTTCAAACCAATTTAAGTGAGattgataaacaaataaatgaattaggtgcaaataatattttatgtataatgacAACGACAAGTTGTTTTGCACCTAGAGCATGTGATTCAGTAGAAGATGTAGCCCAACTTGCAAAAAACTACGATATACCACACGTTATAAATAATGCATATGGATTACAGAGTACTTACTGCATGCATCGGATACAAACTGCATCTAA GAAAGGGCGTGTAGATGTTTTTGTGCAAAgtacagataaaaattttttagttccaGTTGGTGCAACTATTATAGCTggatataatgaaaaattgatttcggATATAGCTAGCATTTATCCAG gacGAGCATCGTCATCACCaatgattgatttatttataactatgcTACATCTAGGGCAGAACGGATATCTAGAGTTATGTAACGCACGGAAGCGtttacacaattatttaaaagaacaaatgaCTATAGTAGCTGAAgagtttaatgaaaaaattataaccacTAAACATAATCCCATTTCTATTG CTATGACACTAAAATCTATAGAAACCAAAAACTTAACTCAACTTGGATCAATGTTATTTGTGCGGAATGTATCTGGGACACGTGTTGTTAAAGCCACTGACATCGTAAATATAAGTGGATTTAAATTCATTGGCTGGGGATCTCATTACGATGACTATGGAAGTCCATATTTAACTGCAGCTGCGGCAATCGGCGTTCAACAATGTGAAAttgatacatttattaaaaagttacgTGATACTTTgagtaaaatatcaaaattttag